GACCGCCACGGTCATTCGCGGTGAATTCGGCGCCGTGTTGCCCATGACGCCCGAGCAGGTTGCCGCGGCTTATGCGGTGTACTTTGGTTCGTGGCCGACGCCGGCGGTGGTTGGACCGGCCGGGTTGGTCCTCGAAAAAGCCGGCCAGGCCATGCAGGTGTATGCGCCGCCCATTACGGCGCCGGGCTTCGTGGACGTGACAGTCGTCAGTCTGGTTTCGCCGTCCGATATGGCCGTCAAGAGCAACGGGTTTAAATACCAGTACCAGTTGACCCGGGAGACGATTGGCAGCGGCATAATTGACGTTTCGCCGACACCCGACGATTTCCTGTACGATCCGGGTTCTTCGGTGGATCTGTTGGCCACGGCCGCGGCCGGTTACACCTTCCGTGAATGGCAGATTGACAAGGAAGGTGTGATCGAAACGATCACGAATGCCGCGACGACGGTCATTATGGACAGCAATGTGACGGCCACGGCAATCTTCGATGCCAATCAGTTTACGTTGACCACATCGGTGACTCCGCCGGGTTCCGGTACGATTACCAAAGATCCGGATCAGGAAACGTATGCGCTCAACTCGGTGGTCAACCTTACGGCGACAGCTGTAGCCGGATCCGGATACACCTTCAAGCAGTGGGAACTGGACGCCAGTGGCACGACGCCGACCACCAGCGTCGTTATGACCGGCAACAAGAATGTGCGCGCGGTCTTCGAGGTGGCCCCGCTGTACAATTTGACGATTGTAATTTCGCCCGATGGCGCGGGCAACGTGGTCGCGGACATCCCCGGTCCGTATTTGGCCGACACGGTCGTCACGCTTACCGCAACGCCGAATCCCGGCTACACCTTCTCCAGTTGGACGGGCGCGGTTCCCGTGCCGGGCAATCCGACCTCGGCGACCGTGACCATGGTGGCCGACACGACTGTGACGGCGAACTTTGTGCCGTCCCTGCCGGGCCAAGTCACGCTGACGACGCTCGTTTCTCCAGCGGGTACCGGTACGGTTACGCCGCCCGGACAGACGCTGTGGGATGTCGGCTCGACGGTCGACTTGGTTGCCGCGGCCAACGCCGGTTATGTCTTTGATTACTGGGCGGGCAATGTGGCGAACACCCTCTCGCCCGAGACCACGATTTACATGGCCCAAAACGAGACCGTTACGGCGAACTTCCGTCCGTTGACGACTTGGACGGTTACCTTGCTTTCCTCCATCGGCGGGCATGTCGAGGATGAAGAGGGCACGACCGTGGACCCGGGTGTCTTCGAGAATGTTCCTGACGGGACGGAAGTCACGCTGGTGGCTGTGGCGGAATCGGGGTATAGCTTCGTCGAATGGCAGGACGGCGCGGGCAACCGCCTGAGCGGCAATGCCACGTACACGTTCGTCGTGAATTCCAATTTGACTATCAAGCCGTATTTTGCGTACAACCAGACGCTCATCAACAGCATCACGCCCGACAGCGCGTGGCTGTTCGGCGGCGTGGTGGCCAAGATTGAAGGCCAGGGATTCAAGCCCACCACCACACTGACCTTCAACGGCCAGCCGATTACGGGCGCCGACAAGATCAAGATCACGCCGACGGTCATCACCTTCGTGGTGCCGCCGTTAGCCGATATCTTGAATCAAACCTCGCTCGATGAAAAGCCCGCGAGCGCGCCTTCGCAGGTTACGGACGCGCAGCCGAGCACAAGTGTGCCGGTGGTGGTGAGCAGTGGTCCGGATCCGGGCGACACGGCCTCGACCGACTTTGTCTACAAGCGCTATGAAGTGGGCTTGGACAGCGTGGTAACGACGGCCTTCCACGTAACGTACAATTCTAAAGCGGGAACCAAGTACATCCCGTTTGCGTTGGATGCAACCGCCGGCAACCTTGGTATCTTCCCGACGACGACAAACGGCGCGGACTTCATTTTGCCGTTGCCGAACACGCCGCCCATCGGGTCCTACTACGGTTTGATTCGCGCGGCCAAACGCACGAAGACCGGAACGACCTACAATCCGTCGCCGTTGTTGACAGAGCGGATTGACAGCGTGGCCGGCGCGAAGGCCAAGCCCGTTGACAACGCATGGGACTTCTCGGTCCACTTCTACAAGACGACCCCGAATACCGTTGCGTTGCAGGCCGGACTCAATCAGACCGGCGCGGCAGCGGGCTTCTATGACGAAGTCGGCGCATGGCTCTACAATCGCGGCGCGACCTCGGGCAAGATTGCCTTCCCGACAGCCGACACGGCGCTTACGGTCGAGACCATGGCCAAGGGCGTGACCATGTGGGCTACGGAGACACTGTACGACTATGGCGCGCAACCGGCGGCCGAACAACCCGGCTCGACCCTCAACACGCCGTATCAGTCCACGCTGTTGCGTACTGAATATGTGACCGGCACCGGGACCGACGCTCGGAAAGTCAAGCAGTTGACGGCTCGCGTCTACGACTTCAGCGCATTCAGCCTGCGGATGGGCCGTAGCGCGATCGAATCGGCTGTAAACCAAGATAATGTCACTTACATCGAGGGTCAAACCGATGCCGAGCCGACGGGCGGCAGCCTGCTGCGCATCCGTTCACTCAACGGCGGCTTGGCGTGGACGCGCGTCGGATTCCATCGTTGGACCACCAGCAAGGCGGGCGAAACGGCCGCGACCGAATACGCCATTGTCAAGCAGTGGGATCCCGCGACGGGCCAGGAAATCGAGGGCGGACGCGACGAATTCGAAATTTACGTCCGTATTCCGAAATTCCCGGACAGTGAAGTCGAGGCAGGCACCAAGGCCGGCGTATCCATCTACGCCATCTCTGACCTGTTCCCGAATACCGACGACTTGACCGGTAATCCCGACGGCACGGCGACCCCGATATTGGTCATGAAGGATCCCGTGACCTACAAGGCGAGCCCGGTCGGCCCCAATATCCTGCCGATTCTCCTTGCGCTGGCGGCGCTGATAGCGGCGATTGCCACGGGCATCTGGATTGCCAGCCAGATTGGCGAGGGTGAAGGCGAGGGTGAAGGCGAGGGTGAAGGCGAAGGCGGCGGTGGCGGCGGCGGCCCGTGCTTCATCGCGACGGCGGCCTACGGCACGCCGATGGCGGCCCAGATTGGCGCCTTGCGCGTCCTGCGCGACACGGTCCTGTTGGGCAGCGGCATCGGCACGGCGTTTGTCGAGGGTTACTATCAAGTGAGCCCGTACATTGCCGACATCGTGGCCAAGAGTCCGGTTCTGGCGGCCATGGTGCGCGTGGCCTTGGCGCCGATCGTCATGATGTCACAAGTGGCGGTGGCGGCGCCCGTATGGACAATTAGCCTCGGCGTGGCCGGCATAGCGATTTTGATTGCGCGCCGCGCGCTTCGCCGCAAGGCCTAACAACCGGCAACACACGCAGTTCCTTCCGGCGGGAGTCGCAAGACTCCCGCCGGAGTCTTTATTATGGGGCGGTCGTTTCAATTTTGCCGTCTTTACCGCGAAAGGACATGGCTTATGTCTCCGATGACTTCATACGAACGTTTCCGCCGAATGTACGCGCACGAGGAAGCCGATCGCGTGCCCATAATTGATGGACCATGGGGAGCAACGATTGAACGTTGGCAGCGGGAAGGCATGCCGGAAGACGCGAACTACGTCGAATTTTTCGATTTGGATCGCGTCGAACACATCGGGGCGGACAACAGCCCTCGATTCGAAAGCAAGATCATCGAGGAAACAGACGCCTACGTGATTCACAAGACCGCTTGGGGCGCGACGCTCAAGAATTGGAAACATGCCGCGTCCACGCCGGAATTCCTCGATTTCACCATCGTGGACTGGGATTCGTGGCGATCCGCAAAGGCCCGCATGACGCCCACGCCCGACCGTGTTGACTGGACCCGTCTGCAAACGCATTACCGTGCGTGGCGCGAGAACGGGGCATGGATTGAAGCCGGCTTGTGGTTCGGATTCGACGTGACCCATTCGTGGACCGTCGGCACGCAACGCCTGCTCGAAGCGATCATCGTGGACCCCGAATGGTGTCTCGACATGTTCAACCATTTTCTCGATGTCGGCCTTGCGCTGCTCGATCGAGTGTGGGAGGAAGGCTATACGTTCGATGCCGTGGCATGGCCCGACGACATGGGATTCAAACACAACCAGTTCTTTTCGCTCGACACGTATCGCGCGTTGCTGAAACCGGTGCAGAAGCGCGCGGTGGACTGGGCGCACGCGAAAGGGGTGAAGACCCGCTTGCACTCGTGCGGCGACGTGAACCCCTTTGTGCCCGAATTCGTCGAAATCGGCATTGACGCGCTCAACCCGCTCGAAGTCAAGGCCGGCATGGATCCTGTCGCGCTGAAACGACGATATGGAAACGATCTTGTTCTGCACGGCGGCATCAACGCCGTATTGTGGGACGATGTCGAGGCGATTACCGAAGAGATGCGGCGGGTTGTGCCGGTTCTCAAGGAATCCGGCGGCTATATTTTCTCCTCGGATCATTCGGTGCCGTCGAGCGTAAGCCTGGAGAATTTCCGACATATTACGAACCTTGCGAAAACATTGGGTTCATACGATTGAGGCGGGCGGCGTGAAGCGGCGGCTAAACAGGATGCTATGGCGGGAATCATGCGCTGTCGGCCTTGTGGAAGCCGAGCATGCCCTTTGCGCGCTGTGCATTCGTGTGATGGACCGTCGCGAGGGTCGGCCATGAACACGCTGATCGTGCATACGGGCGGCTTGGGGGACTTTCTGCTGGCATGTCCGGCCATGGCCGCGCTGGCAGACGAGGGACCGATCGAATTGTTGGGTCGTCCGGAACGGCTTGCGCTGGCGGTGGAAGGGGGGATTGCTGCGGCGGCGCACGATATCGAGACGTCCGGGTTCGATTCGCTTTTCAGCGTTTCCAATTCCATCATTCAAGAATTTCTCGTCCGCTTTGACCGATGCATTGTCTGGATGCGCGACGACGGCACGCTTGAGCACGCGATCCGCGCGTGCGGCTTAGATGATGTCCGCTGTATTCCCGGCCTTCCCCCGGGCGACTGGTCCGCACATGCAAGCGCCTATTATTCGATGGCGCTGGGCTTCCGCAATCTTCCGCCGTTTCGCCCGCGGGTGGCTGCCACGCGGGAATATGATATCGTTATTCATCCAGGCAGCGGTGGGAGGAACAAGAATTGGCCGTGGGAGCGGTTCAAGATGCTGGCCGACGCCTTGGCCGAGAGGGGCCGGGAGGTTGTCTGGTGTCTTGGTCCCGCGGAAGAGCAGGGGCCATGGAACGCCGCATCACCGTTGTTGCGTCCTGCCACGCCCATGGAACTGGCCCGGCATCTTGCGGGCGCCGCGTTGTACATTGGCAACGACAGCGGCGTCACACATCTCGCGGCGGTGGTCGGCGTGCCGGTCGTGGCGATATTCGGGCCGACGGACCCGGCGATCTGGGCGCCGCAAGGAACCAACGTGCATGTCGTGAAGGGCAAGCCATGGCCCGAAGTGGGGGCCGTGCTGGATAGGGTATTGTCGCGCGCTTGAGCAGGAACGGAGCGCCACGATAAAATCGCGGTGAAACAAGGAGAACATCGCATGGATTATATCGCCGATCGCATGAACTGTATTGACGCCAGCGGCATCCGCAAGGTGTTTGCCCTTGCCGCCCACATGAAGAATCCCATCAACCTGAGCATCGGCCAGCCCGATTACGACGTGGATGAACCCGTCAAAGAAATCGCGATTCAGGCGATACGTTCCGGATTCAACACCTATACCCAGACGTGGGGCGTGCAAGAATTGCGCGACGAGGCGTCGGCCTATTACACACGCCGGTTCGGCTTTCCCTTGCAGAACGTGATGGTGACATGCGGGGTGTCCGGAGGATTGTTTCTCGGCTTGATGGCGACGGTCAATCCCGGCGACGAAGTCATCTGCGCCGACCCGTACTTTGTGATGTACAAGCACCTTGTCACCCTGCTCGGCGGGGTGAGTGTGCCCGTGGACACTTATCCCGATTTCAAGCTCAGACCGGAGGCCGTCGAGGCGGCCATTACGCCCAAGACGAAAATTCTCATCGTCAACAGTCCCGCGAATCCAACCGGCGTTACATTGTCCCGGAACGAATTGGCGGCGCTGGCCGATGTGGCGCGCCGGCACCATTTGCTGGTGTTTTCGGACGAGATTTACGAGCAGCTTCAGTACGACGGGGAACCGTGCAGCATCGCGGCCTTCTATGACAACGTGCTTCTGTTGAACGGTTTTTCGAAAATGGCGGGCATGCCCGGCTGGCGCGTCGGATTCGCGGCGGGGCCGGAGGCGATTATCCAGCAGATGAACACGTTGCAACAATACTCGTTCGTGTGCGCGCCGTCGTTCGCGCAGAAGGCCGCCATTCATGCATTGCGCATGGATGTTTCCGTCCACACCCATGCATACCGCCGCAAGCGCGATATAGTCTACGAGGGATTGAAGGACACGTTCAATTGCGTCAGACCGACCGGTGCGTTCTACATGTTTCCCGAAGCGCCCGGCGGCGATGGCGACGCCTTTGTCGCCAAGGCCATCGAGAACAATATCCTCATCATTCCCGGTAGCGTCTTCAGCGAGCGAAAGACCCACTTCCGCATCAGTTTTGCCGCGCCCGACGACGTGCTTGAACGCGGCGTCGAGGCCCTCAGGCGGCTCGCGGAATAAACGGCCCGGCGCCGCCGGAAAACCGGCGTGGGATCGACCTTTTTCCGCCCGCGCCATTCCGGGAAATGCCGATACCGCTAACGACAACGAGGTGGCCGATGGGTGCGCGGGGCGCGACAACAATCGCTCCACTCAAGCAGTACGGCATTTTTGCCGGGTTGTCCTTTGCGCCCGATTCGATCTAGCATGCAGGCAATCAATGTAAACCGGCTGGCGGCGCCCGGTACGGGGCGCGCCGCACGAGGAGGACCTTTCGGAATGGGCGGTTTGTTTGGCGTGGTGTCCAAGGACGACTGTGTTCACGACTTGTTTTACGGGACGGATTATCATTCGCATCTCGGCACCTGCCGCGGCGGCCTTGCCGTGCTGGACGGATCCGAATTCATGCGGCACATTCACGATATATCGAATGCGCAGTTTCGGTCGAAATTCGAAGACGACATTCGGACCATGCACGGCGGGGCCGGCATCGGGGTTATTAGCGACAATGAATCGCAGCCGCTGCTCATCAATTCGCATCTGGGCGCCTATGCCATCGCGACTGTCGGTGTCATCAAAAACAGCGATCAACTCGCGCGCGAGGCGTTCCGAAAACGATCGGCGCACTTTTCGGAAATGAGTGGGGGAGGGATCAATCCCACCGAACTGGTGGCCTCCATGATCAACGAGGAAGCGACCTTTGCGGACGGCATTCGGAATGCGCAGTCGCGCATCGAGGGTTCCTGCTCGATGCTGCTCCTGACAGAGCAGGGCATTTACGCCGCGCGCGACCGGTTGGGCCGGACGCCGATCGTCATTGGCCGGAAAGACGGCGCCTATGCCGCCACGTTCGAGACGGCCTCGTTTCCGAATCTGGGCTATGAAATCGATCGGTATGTGGGACCCGCCGAGACGCTTCTGCTTACGCCCGACGGAATCGAACAGGTGAATGCGCCGGGCGAACAGATGCAGATCTGCGCTTTCCTCTGGGTGTACTACGGATTTCCCGCATCGTGTTACGAGGGGATCAGCGTGGAGGCGTCGCGCTATCGCTGCGGCGCGGCGCTGGCGCGCAAAGACACGGTCAGGGTTGACTTGGTGGCGGGCGTGCCCGATTCAGGCACGGGCCACGCCATTGGTTACGCGAACGAGGCCCGTGTTCCCTACGGTCGGCCCTTCGCAAAATACACGCCGACATGGCCCCGAAGTTTCATGCCGCAGGTTCAGGAAGTC
This genomic window from Candidatus Hydrogenedentota bacterium contains:
- a CDS encoding glycosyltransferase family 9 protein, with product MNTLIVHTGGLGDFLLACPAMAALADEGPIELLGRPERLALAVEGGIAAAAHDIETSGFDSLFSVSNSIIQEFLVRFDRCIVWMRDDGTLEHAIRACGLDDVRCIPGLPPGDWSAHASAYYSMALGFRNLPPFRPRVAATREYDIVIHPGSGGRNKNWPWERFKMLADALAERGREVVWCLGPAEEQGPWNAASPLLRPATPMELARHLAGAALYIGNDSGVTHLAAVVGVPVVAIFGPTDPAIWAPQGTNVHVVKGKPWPEVGAVLDRVLSRA
- a CDS encoding pyridoxal phosphate-dependent aminotransferase produces the protein MDYIADRMNCIDASGIRKVFALAAHMKNPINLSIGQPDYDVDEPVKEIAIQAIRSGFNTYTQTWGVQELRDEASAYYTRRFGFPLQNVMVTCGVSGGLFLGLMATVNPGDEVICADPYFVMYKHLVTLLGGVSVPVDTYPDFKLRPEAVEAAITPKTKILIVNSPANPTGVTLSRNELAALADVARRHHLLVFSDEIYEQLQYDGEPCSIAAFYDNVLLLNGFSKMAGMPGWRVGFAAGPEAIIQQMNTLQQYSFVCAPSFAQKAAIHALRMDVSVHTHAYRRKRDIVYEGLKDTFNCVRPTGAFYMFPEAPGGDGDAFVAKAIENNILIIPGSVFSERKTHFRISFAAPDDVLERGVEALRRLAE
- a CDS encoding uroporphyrinogen decarboxylase family protein produces the protein MPIIDGPWGATIERWQREGMPEDANYVEFFDLDRVEHIGADNSPRFESKIIEETDAYVIHKTAWGATLKNWKHAASTPEFLDFTIVDWDSWRSAKARMTPTPDRVDWTRLQTHYRAWRENGAWIEAGLWFGFDVTHSWTVGTQRLLEAIIVDPEWCLDMFNHFLDVGLALLDRVWEEGYTFDAVAWPDDMGFKHNQFFSLDTYRALLKPVQKRAVDWAHAKGVKTRLHSCGDVNPFVPEFVEIGIDALNPLEVKAGMDPVALKRRYGNDLVLHGGINAVLWDDVEAITEEMRRVVPVLKESGGYIFSSDHSVPSSVSLENFRHITNLAKTLGSYD
- a CDS encoding IPT/TIG domain-containing protein, producing MGSRKKLVLASLVSLMMALAFVIGLVPDHATLGARAASGSGGRIDMVDLLNAVLDLKSEKDIALITVSDPRSGAIIKVPTDTIQASLALRAVTLGGDGVAGNVAYGIDGTWGGEAWVGDWFSGVANVKPYRSAIDLVPVIDGAAEGVQVAHYIYAFAGATVLPQGLQAEITYTVRSGGPYDEDGRTPKQIWLEAVSPTVDNNKNGIPDDIVNAVFDGETWLVTYRVPLLDDLGVEIGEAIRQTVVASLDDLSPGKSSSVITVSPDPFVSVTAPTSNSLLSAGMLVAGETAYVIVSVVDDLKILLTSANGAVTPAALNAWGNAVSGKAPSGGLITLASPAGAKRYVAISLVAAKGDGTFRELNGELPEGMSIDVDFRGLDIPGDGDVQLSAYPVKLVKDPSTGYEFTNVGAAQDAVQYWELKAVRNPALANQDADEFLASLTSASAVLAPYKATMAIDSLTPEAGAVKKQTATVIRGEFGAVLPMTPEQVAAAYAVYFGSWPTPAVVGPAGLVLEKAGQAMQVYAPPITAPGFVDVTVVSLVSPSDMAVKSNGFKYQYQLTRETIGSGIIDVSPTPDDFLYDPGSSVDLLATAAAGYTFREWQIDKEGVIETITNAATTVIMDSNVTATAIFDANQFTLTTSVTPPGSGTITKDPDQETYALNSVVNLTATAVAGSGYTFKQWELDASGTTPTTSVVMTGNKNVRAVFEVAPLYNLTIVISPDGAGNVVADIPGPYLADTVVTLTATPNPGYTFSSWTGAVPVPGNPTSATVTMVADTTVTANFVPSLPGQVTLTTLVSPAGTGTVTPPGQTLWDVGSTVDLVAAANAGYVFDYWAGNVANTLSPETTIYMAQNETVTANFRPLTTWTVTLLSSIGGHVEDEEGTTVDPGVFENVPDGTEVTLVAVAESGYSFVEWQDGAGNRLSGNATYTFVVNSNLTIKPYFAYNQTLINSITPDSAWLFGGVVAKIEGQGFKPTTTLTFNGQPITGADKIKITPTVITFVVPPLADILNQTSLDEKPASAPSQVTDAQPSTSVPVVVSSGPDPGDTASTDFVYKRYEVGLDSVVTTAFHVTYNSKAGTKYIPFALDATAGNLGIFPTTTNGADFILPLPNTPPIGSYYGLIRAAKRTKTGTTYNPSPLLTERIDSVAGAKAKPVDNAWDFSVHFYKTTPNTVALQAGLNQTGAAAGFYDEVGAWLYNRGATSGKIAFPTADTALTVETMAKGVTMWATETLYDYGAQPAAEQPGSTLNTPYQSTLLRTEYVTGTGTDARKVKQLTARVYDFSAFSLRMGRSAIESAVNQDNVTYIEGQTDAEPTGGSLLRIRSLNGGLAWTRVGFHRWTTSKAGETAATEYAIVKQWDPATGQEIEGGRDEFEIYVRIPKFPDSEVEAGTKAGVSIYAISDLFPNTDDLTGNPDGTATPILVMKDPVTYKASPVGPNILPILLALAALIAAIATGIWIASQIGEGEGEGEGEGEGEGGGGGGGPCFIATAAYGTPMAAQIGALRVLRDTVLLGSGIGTAFVEGYYQVSPYIADIVAKSPVLAAMVRVALAPIVMMSQVAVAAPVWTISLGVAGIAILIARRALRRKA
- a CDS encoding amidophosphoribosyltransferase; the protein is MGGLFGVVSKDDCVHDLFYGTDYHSHLGTCRGGLAVLDGSEFMRHIHDISNAQFRSKFEDDIRTMHGGAGIGVISDNESQPLLINSHLGAYAIATVGVIKNSDQLAREAFRKRSAHFSEMSGGGINPTELVASMINEEATFADGIRNAQSRIEGSCSMLLLTEQGIYAARDRLGRTPIVIGRKDGAYAATFETASFPNLGYEIDRYVGPAETLLLTPDGIEQVNAPGEQMQICAFLWVYYGFPASCYEGISVEASRYRCGAALARKDTVRVDLVAGVPDSGTGHAIGYANEARVPYGRPFAKYTPTWPRSFMPQVQEVRDLVARMKLLPIRELIQGRRLLFCEDSIVRGTQLRDTVQRLYDCGALEVHMRPACPPLIYGCKFLHFSRSRSDLDLAGRRTVKELEGDADAHLDEYTDPKSDRYAAMVDRIRQRLSLTTLQYQELGDLVEAIGLPKEKLCTYCWDGCEGCGPQCEMW